ACTAAACGCCCGGGGTGGCGTCGAGCGACTCGCTGAGGCCGTCCTCGACCGCGAGACCGACCCCTACACGGTCGCCGACGAGGTGGTCGCCCCGGTCCGCGACTGCCTGGACGAACGCGACCGGAACGACCGATCGTAACGGAGATTCAGCGTCCCTCGACGGGGATCCGCGCCAACGCGACCTCGTGAGCGGTCGGCTCGGCGTCGCCCGTGGCGGTCCGGAGTTCGACCGCCGCGGGACGGCTCCCCGGGGAGAGCTGCCAGGTTCCCGTGACCTGTCCCGTCTCGCCGGCCGCCACCGTGGCGGCTCGGTTCGTCCCCTCGACCTGCCGGCCGTTCGTCGTCGTCACGGGGCCGAACCCGATCGTGTACGGCTCCGACGCCGTGTTCTCGACCCCGGCCGCGAGCGTGAGCACCCAACTGTCGTCGCCGGCGCGGAACGAGGCGACCGACAGCGTCTCTCGCTGTGTGGTCTCCGGCAGGAGTTCGTCGCCGACCCCCACCTCGTCGCCGGCGTCGCCGTCTCCATCGCCGGGCGTTCGGGTCGCGTCACCGCCCGTCCCGCTACCGCCGTTCCCGTCGCCGTCGCTCCCGTCCCCGAGGAGTGACTGTTCAACTAGCCCGACGAACGTCGCCAGTTCGATCAGGACGGGGATCCCGATCCCGAACCCGACGAGGAGACGGATGATGGTCCGTCGCCTGCGTGCCTCGGCCGCTGACTCGGCGTCTGTCTCTGCGTCTTCGGTCACGGTCGCGCCGTCTGTGGTCGGTGTCGTCTCGTCGGTCACTGTATGGTCCTACTGAGTCAAAGGTGTGCGAAACCGATGTCAAGAGGTTCGTCCGCGGGTCACCCGCTCAGACCGGGATCGGCGGGCTCCCGGGAGCGAGGAGGCCGTCGGCGACCATGCTCCAGAGAGGCGGGCCGTACGCGATCGCGACAAGCACGATGGCGATGAGCGCCCACACGCGGAGGTCGTCGAGGACGACCGGACTGTTTTCGGGCCCCGACAGCGCCGGGGGGAGTTCGCTGTTGACCTCCAGTTTCTGACTCCGCTCGCCGAACCACGTCGCCACGACGACGGCGAGGAACATCAGGAGGGCGACGAACAGGATCACCCCGCCGACGGCGATCTGGAGGCGCATCTCTGCGATCCCGCCGATGACGTTCTCGAACTCAACGTTGGCGTACTGCGGTTCGGCGGTGCGGCGCGGAACCCCCGCGAGGCCCGCGCGGTGCATGGCGTTCGACATGAGCGTCATCCCGATGAACCAGGTGAACGGCTGGACCATCGCGACGGTCTTCAGCTTGAGATTCTTCCCCGTCACCTGTGGCAGGAGCCAGTAGGTGATCGCCATGAACGTCAGCGCCGCGGCGGTGCCGACGGTGAGGTGGAAGTGCCCGGGAACCCACAGCGTGTTGTGCACGAGATAGTTGATATTCATGCCGGCGTTGATCATCCCGGAGAAGCCGCCGGCGGCGAACATCAGGCCGGCGAGCGCACAGCCGGAGAAGGCCGGGTTGTCCCACGGGAGCGCGCGGAGCCACCCCAGCCGACCTTTGCCGCCGCGCTGGCGCGCGCCGTGTTCCATCGACGCGACGACGGTGAAAGCGGTGAGCAGGCTCGGAAGCAGGAGGAACATCGTGTTCGTCATGGCGATGAACTTGAACCCCTCGGGGATGCCGGGGTCAACGTACTGGTGGTGGAAGCCGACCGGCGTCGAGAGGATGACGAACAGGACGAACACCACCCGAGCGAGCGGGTCCGAGAAGAGTCGCCCGCCCGAGAGTTTCGGGAGGATGGCGTACCACACCAGGTAGGCGGGCATCAGCCAGAAGTACACGACCGGGTGGCCGAAGTACCAGAAGAGCGTTCTGGTCAGGAGGGGATCGACGGCCGGGATGAGCCCCAGCGACCACGGGAGCAGGAAGAACAGCACCGAGACGGCAACACCGATCGTCGAGATGTACCACATGAGCATCGTCGCCAGCACCATGAACGTCCGCAGGGGGATCCG
This Salinigranum marinum DNA region includes the following protein-coding sequences:
- a CDS encoding b(o/a)3-type cytochrome-c oxidase subunit 1, which encodes MAFADEYREEAGEAIPIEREAFVDQFPHDAFIVRLNLAVAFGSLGVGGLFGMIQALHRTGIYRGFVSSADYYTLLTGHGVLLALVFTTFFITGIFSWAVVSSLDESLNDRLAKTWFGTMFVGTLLAALAILGGLTGGPVSADVLYTFYAPMAASPIFYLGATLLIVGSWLAGLDWFLAYRRWRAENPGERIPLRTFMVLATMLMWYISTIGVAVSVLFFLLPWSLGLIPAVDPLLTRTLFWYFGHPVVYFWLMPAYLVWYAILPKLSGGRLFSDPLARVVFVLFVILSTPVGFHHQYVDPGIPEGFKFIAMTNTMFLLLPSLLTAFTVVASMEHGARQRGGKGRLGWLRALPWDNPAFSGCALAGLMFAAGGFSGMINAGMNINYLVHNTLWVPGHFHLTVGTAAALTFMAITYWLLPQVTGKNLKLKTVAMVQPFTWFIGMTLMSNAMHRAGLAGVPRRTAEPQYANVEFENVIGGIAEMRLQIAVGGVILFVALLMFLAVVVATWFGERSQKLEVNSELPPALSGPENSPVVLDDLRVWALIAIVLVAIAYGPPLWSMVADGLLAPGSPPIPV